The DNA segment CTTAGGCAAAACTTAGGATTCTGGTCTGTCTCAGACTAAGATACAGTGAAAATTCTCCCCTCTCACATCTGACACAGCGTCACTACATTCTTTGATCCTTCACAAGAATTTTGACTTCTAACACTGTATTTTCCTGCCTTACTTTCATCCCATCACTTCAAATTATGGCCAGCTTTTATATACAATTttagaaaagagaagagaagagaaggaaagaaataatgaattattaaagaagaatgtaaagatgaaagaggaaaagagaaattgaacttcagagggaagaggagggagggcAGGGTTTAAGGAAAAATGGTAACTTAAATCCAAAGAAAAGGATGCAAATTCAATTCTCTGATGGCTTTCCACTTCACCCTTCACAAAGGTGTGTTTCTTTCTTCAGCAAACTCCCCTTAGAAGGGGCCCAGGGAAGATTTTGTTTAACAGATAAACTTTGATACTACTTACTGAAGAAATAGTACCTGTGGGTTATTCTGTTACCTTTTTATCTATAGGTTATCTTCTTTTGCATTAAGCAAATACAAGAGAGGGGTCGTGTTTTATTCCCCATCTGAATTTACACAAGGTAGAGATTTTTATCCTGAGGAGTATTATGTTCAGACTTTAGGGAGGTAAAAGTCTATCTAGTTGCCTCTcactatttttaaatctttttcaaCAAAAAACCCTCTCCTGATCAGTACTAGTTCATGAAAGTCTCCTAAGTAAGATCACAGGTTTGAGGTTTATGCAGATGAAAGTGCAAACAGCAGAACAGAGTGAAAGAGAAACTTTGGCCAAAAAAGCAGGAGATCTCTCAAGGACAGCTGTACCCTTTTCAGAAGTTTTTGCACCTGTAACTAAAGCAaggtgccaggctgggaatgcTTGTGGTGCTGCTGTTTTTTTACACAACATGCTCCCTATGAACCACACAATTACACTCTGCCTGAGGTGTTGATTTGGGTAGGACTGAGCCTTCCAAAAGTCTAATAATATCTCATTGAAAGGatgtaaataaaaatctttGCTTCTGTGTGTATCTCAGAGTGATGTGGGAAATTATAGTTGGATCCCTTGTATTCCCAACTGTTCCCATCTATTCACAGTTAGAAAAATCTGGGTGAAATGTGTGTGTAGCTAAGGTGATGTTATTACAATTTTCAATGTGAATGCAGAATTCAGCAGTCCGCATGAAATTTCAAAATGCTTTCTGTCTGCTGAAAGGTCAAACTAAATCTAAGTCTAGAGCATTGTACTAtacaaaaaaatacttaaactCATTAAAAATTGTGATGTACATAAATTGCTTAAGAAAATAATCGATGCCTGCCAAGAGTGGAAGCCACAGATGTAACTAAAGATGTTGAAACTAGTTAAAAAGATATGACTTTGTGTTTATATGAGGGTTTAGATAAAACATTTATAACTTAATAACTACTTCTGAATTCATGATGTTTTTCCATTGCCCTTCATGCTCTTTTCCAAAacttaattattaattttcagtCTTGGCAGTTTGGACCCATTAAATAGCATGACAAAGTTATGTTTCTTGAATGACAAAATGGATATAAAAAATTCCTTAATAGTTTATTTTGCATCAGCTTTTACTAAGAATATATGGTAACACAGGAAGTCGTGTTGGAAAGGGACTGCTCAGACTTCTGGTTTTCAATCTCTTAAGCAGCAATGCCCTCCTGTGGACTCTGGCTAGAACGATTTCTTCTGAATAACCAGAAAGGTGTATGCATGAACATGATttggttttccttcttcctAACGCACTAATTAAAATGTCCCATTAAGATATTTGATTTAATTGGCATTATTTGGCTAATGTGTCTGATTTGAGAAACACATCTTCTTTTGGTAATGATACAGGTGGAGCTGAAAAAGCACCTAACTTTAGAAACTTTggctgctgattttttttttattctatagGTTGCTAGTAGAGCTGAAAAAAATGTCATGCTGCAATTGCCTTGTTGGAAAGTGAAAAGTGTGTATTCCTATTGCATTATACTTTCCTAAGAATTTTTATATCCATAGGATGGTATTATGCATTTACTAGTTTACAGGAAGAAGCAGTTTAAAAATTCTGTGGGGAagctgctgtggcagctggAGTGTTTCTGGTTTACATCTCACACACGGGAGACTCATCTTTGGTTCTGCACTCACACTGTGGCAGCACCTGTGTCTCGTTGGCTCATGTAGCTTGAAGGAAAAGCTCATTTCAGGAGCAGAGAAAGGCACCTTTCCTGGGAATGTGTGTGCCAAGTGATTTGCTGCACAGCTCGGGTGACTGGTGCCTCAGCAGGCGTGAATCCAACAGTGACTGGAGAGGTCCGGTTGGAGCCTCCGAGGATGACCTGGGAGGAAGGAAGGtctctgggggctgcaggagaagcTGATGTGCATCCCAGagcctggggctgtgtcagggcaCATGGACGTGTGCAGGAGAAGCTGATGTGCATCCCAGAGCCCGGGGCTGTGTCAGGGCACATGGACGTGTGCAGGAGAAGCTGATGTGCATCCCAGAGCCCGGGGATGTGCCAGGGCACAAGGATGTGTGCAGGAGAAGCTGATGTGCATCCCAGagcctggggctgtgtcagggcaCATGGATGTGTGCAGGAGAAGCTGATGTGCATCCCAGAGCCCGGGGCTGTGTCAGGGCACATGGACGTGTGCAGGctctcagccctgccagggcagggactgaACTCAGAGCAGGCTTTGAGCGGAGGTGTGAATGAACAACACGAGCTCactccagcagctgggaaaggTGGGGACACCGGGCCAAGTGCAGTTTGGCCTTTGTGCATTTTCAGAGGAGACATTTCCACCTGCATGACATGGGTATGTGTGTCTTAAAGGTGTTTTCCTTTCATTAATCAACCAGCTAGAAGTGTAAATGAAGAGGAAGAATTTGGGCTACACCTGAATTGAGTCAGTGGCTGATTTTTCCTACTGATTTATTCACACCTTAAGGACCCTCATCTCCTCGTGATGCAAGCTGCAGCTTTTTTCTTTGATCTGTTCCTTGGCTTACTTGTCTGGCTTTCAGGGAGAGAAAGTGTGGTGTAAACAAACTTTGATTTGTTATCTGTTGAGGTCATAATTAGCTCATCttaatttttcatcctttttgcTCTAAATTACTATAGGTCTACAAAACTCCCATGGATTATTTTCCACATGACACATACTAATTTATCTTGTGAAGGGCCATACAGATCTTACAATAACTAGTAGGCAAAATAGTTTTGTATTTCCTGTAATTTATGTGCAGCTTGCAGACAGCCTCTGggaagatttttatttaatacagTAGGatatgtttgtttattttaaaaccagAGATATTTCAGTGGCATTATGGGatattctttttcttaaacTATATAAAGTGATGGTGTCAGTTCATGCATTGAGATAAATGGATCTAAAGCCATGACAACTTTCCTTGTGATTGTCAAACATAGTTATTTAATAAGTTACTCTTACTATAGACTTGGCTATAGcataaaaaaatccaatctGAGTAAAATCAGATTACTGTACTGCAAGTATCAATGCTACAGGTTAATGAGGATCATAGCCTGTGAGACAAAAGCATGTTCAGCCTCTCTGGAGTTCCTCTGGGGCTGTGGTTAACCAACCTTCCAGCACGGTCAGTGTTCTTCTTGTGTCTGTGTCTCCAAGGGAGCATTTCCAATTGATcatcatcagggggatgctgcagttCTGCTTCCTCCCTCCTGCCAGCACCAGCAGATCATGcaaaaaatgtttcagaaagctgaggcagctgaaaaCCAGTTCCTTTGTCATGATAAAACCATTTATGACTGTCTCAGTTCTCTTATGTGGATGCTGTGTGTTTGCAGAAGCATCAAGGTTGGCACATGGGAAAAGGCAGGATCAGTTCAGGGAACTGTGGAACTACATCCTGACAGTGCCTAATGCAGAACAACAGTCATTCTTAGCTCCCGCTTAATTTTAACATAAACCCTAGTGACTGTAAGACCAAAAAAAGAATCTTTCTAATGAAAAATTCACTTAAGTTGAAAGTAATGCTGCAGTCTTCATGACAGCAATGTTTAATGCACTATCAAagtaagaggggaaaaaaaaggaaaattgtctcACTATTTGTCATTCCACAGGGCTTGCACACTCTTGAACAGCTCTAATAATTTCGCTGAGAAAATACCTCATTTTCAGAGCTAAGGAGAGATCTAAGGGTGCGTAGGCTGTGATAGGGTTGGAAAGAGAAAGCAGGGGAGGAAACAGTAGCAGGAATAGTGAGAAGGAATCACAAAAATGTGTAAGTTGGACAAGCCCTTCAAGATGATCGACTCGAACCCTTCCTGCGGCACTGCCAAAGCCACCGCTGAACCGTGACCCCAAGCGCGACATCCGCGCTGTCTTTTAAACCCTCCAGAGATGCGACTCCACCTGGCAGCTTGCTTTCGGTGAAGAATTCTTCCCTGATATCCAACTAAACCTTCTCTGTCACACCCGGAGGCCGCTCCTCGCATCCCGTGCGCTGGGAGCGGTTACCAAGGCGAAGGCGGCACGAAGGAGGGAAGCGCCATCGCTGCGGGGAGCGGAGGGCGGGCgagggccgagcccagggccgcagccgggccgtgcccgccGGGTGCCGCCGGCAGCGTCCGTACCCACGGGGCGCGGCCAAGGGGCGGGCCGGGCTCCGCTTCACGGGAGCGCGAGGCAACGGCACAAACAGAAGCACGGCGAGTTCCACGTGAACGCGAGGGAGAACTTTAGAGCGCAGAGTGCTGGCAGGCCGGGATGCGGGGTGTGGCTCGCCGGGGCTCTCCcgtcccggggccggggccgcgctctGAGGGCGGCCCGAGCCCCGCGCGCCCAACGGTCCCCGCCGTTCAAACGCTCCCGCGCGCCCCGCCCCCCGAGGGGCGGGGCCAACGGAGAGGGAGCGCGCGCCGGGACGCGGGCGGCGTCCCATTGGCTGCCGGCCGCGGGCCCGGCGCATTGACGTACTGCCCCGCCCCTCCGCCCGGCGCGCGCCGAACGCGTCCCGCGTTCCTATTGGCTGCCCGCCGCGTCCGTCCCCGGCGAACCTCGGGACTTTTGCGGAGGTCGCGCCCTTTCATTGGTTGCCGCACACGTCCATCGCGGCCTAAGCCACGCCCCTTAGGCGTGAGTGGCGGGCGCCGCCGGCGCGTCGCTCTCATtggctgcggcggcggcggaggccggcccggggggcggggctcCCGGCGGCCCCTTTGTGTGGGCACCAGTCGCCGGCCGCGCTCCCGAGAAGCCGCTGCCGCCATTTTGTGCGCGCCTGTGTTCGCGCCCACCCCCGCCCGCCTtcccggggcagcggcggcaccggggacGCCCCGACTGTGCTGCCGGTCAGGTGAGGCGGAGCGGAGGCGCCGGGCCGCGCCGAGCGAGCTACCGCCGGCGGCCGCCGCAGCCGCGAAGAGGTCGCGTTGCTCGCAGGGGAAAGAAGCGGCAAGACGGAgcagggggggaaaaaacctccGGAGCTGCCCCCGAACAGGAGGAGGAGTTTCGGCGCCAGGCCCAGGCGCGGCACCGGAGGCAGCATGGAGAACTCGCAGCTGTGCAAGCTGTTCATCGGCGGGCTGAACGTGCAGACCACGGAGGCCGGGCTGCGGGAGCACTTCGCGGCCTACGGCACCCTCACCGACTGCGTGGTCGTGCTCAACCCGCAGACCAAGCGCTCCCGGTGCTTCGGCTTCGTCACCTACTCGGCGGTGGAGGAGGCGGACGCCGCCATGGCCGCGTCGCCCCACGCGGTGGACGGGAATGCGGTGGAGCTGAAGCGGGCCGTGTCCCGGGAGGACTCGGCCAAGCCCGGCGCTCACGCCAAGGTGAAGAAGCTCTTCGTGGGCGGCCTCAAAGGGGACGTGGGCGAAGGGGACCTGGTGCAGCACTTCAGCCAGTTCGGCCCCGTGGAGAAGGCCGAGATCATCGCCGACAAACAGAGCGGGAAAAAGCGCGGCTTCGGTTTCGTCTACTTCCAGAACCACGACGCGGCCGATAAGGCGGCCGTGGTCAAGTTCCACCCGATCCAGGGCCACCGAGTGGAGGTCAAGAAGGCCGTGCCCAAGGAGGACATCCAggcgggcggggggggcggCGGCTCTTCCAGGCCCTCCCggggaggcagaggaggaaggggccggggcggcggcggctccggcaaCCGGGATCACAACGGGCTTTCCAAAGGAGGCGGCGGCTACAACAGCTACGGCGGCTACGGCGGGGGAGGAGGCGGCGGGTACGGCTCCTATGGCAGCGGTTCCTAcggaggcggcggcggagggGGAGGCGGAGACTACGGCAACGGGTACGGCGGGTTCGGCAGCTACAGCCAGCACCAGTCCTCCTACGGCCCCATGAAGAGCGgcggaggaggtggaggagggggCGGCAGCTGGGGGGGCCGCAGTAACAGTGGACCGTACAGAGGAGGCTATGGTGGGGGAGGCTACGGGGGCGGCTCTTTCTGAGCTGGAGCGCTCATACCCATTGATGGGGGGGCGTGGAGAGCCCTCCCTTCGATACGGGGCAGCTTCTAAATGGTTTCTCCCCTCATTCGCCGAAGGGCAGCTCCTTTTAAATGCCTCCCTTCCGTGGGAGCGGCTCCTAAATGCCCCCTGAGGGTCgcctctgctgcctgtgccactTCTTTCTCTCTGAAGATGGACTGGGCCCCACATACACATATTTTGTGTTACAGTCATTGATGGactctatttttttattattacttggACCTTGGTCGTTTTTATACTAGCAACGAAAAATgtcttgttttaatttgttttttggggggtgcgGGGTGGGAAGTGTCTTGCTGATCTGGAGTAAAAACCGGGGAGGCTGGGGGGAAGTTCCTTTGTTGTAAGGACTCGATGCCTGGATACTACGTTTTTTTCTACAAAAGCTACTCGGATCCCATGACTGACTTTTAACATTTCtgtaaaggaggaaaaaatggtttttacgttttttattttttaaataaatcattgTGTTCATTGACCTTTATACGTCTAATTCTTTTTCCTAGGATCAATTCCGCACGGTTTTAAGGCTTTTCTAGGTTTGAAGCAAGTGTTCCTCTGCTTTAAAATCTCAGTGTACTTAGAGTAGTAAATATTTTGTTGCCAGTAAAGGTCCTAACTGACTTTTTTGCTAGTGGCTTTCAAACACTCGACAGAGAAATTTTTGAAGTACTAATCCGTGGATgtgttctgttttttaaatactcGTTCTCACTTTGGCAGTTTGTGTGCATCCACCATCTTGTACTAGACAGTTTGACGTGCTGACATGGTTGGTCAGTTTTTTCTGTAGGACTTTTCCATCAACGTATGTATTGTGTAGTTTTGAAGAAATAGTTTGTGTTAAGCATGTGCTTCATTCATATAAAATGTTCAGAATTTCTTATTGCTTAGTTTTCAAGTCCTTGGTTTGTCTCTGTGTGATTCCTTCCAGGAAAGGGTCGACATTTATCCCTTCTATTAAAGGCATACTTGTTTTCCTAGCCCCGGGTTAACAGATTTCACTCGGAACTATTGTTCTTCCTGAAAGTTCCCTGAGAACTCTGGCAGCTCCATCTGCTGTCAGGATGGCAGCCCCGTGCTGTGGGCTTCCTTAAAGCAGGAGTAAAACTGGCTTGCTGACAATTGTACCAACCTTTGGAAAGTTATTTTTATGCCACTAGATGACTGGTGTAGAATACAGTGACATCTGCACGTGAATAAAGATGGGGTCCCTGACTACTGATTGGGTGGGGGTGGAAAAAGGAATGGATTTGCAATACCTGCCTCAGCACGTAATTTAACAAATAATAATTGCAGTTGACCATATTTCAGAAAGTGGTGATCTAAACTGGGCAAAGAGCTCTGAGAAGTGAGCCAGCAAGTGTACAAGTAACATAGGTGCCAGTTGTAAAGCAAAGATATCTGTGTAGTCTgcttgatttaaaaaatgtatatttgTAGCCCTTTCACGCAATAGAATTAAAGTTTGTTGTTTATTAAAAAGCATAATGTTTTAGGGGAAAACTGCCTTCCTGCATAGAAATATAGATTAGCAACGTTTATGGGTTTATGGATATCAAATAAAAGATTTGAATTCCTTATATGCTTGAGTGAGAGTATATATGATGTGGGGCATGCATTTAAAAAGTACAAAGTTATTTTGACTTCAGGTTTCTAAGCTCTTGGAATGCTGATGTTTTGTGGGACTGCATCATAAAAgctgctttttgctttcctCCAGATATGCAAGATATTAGGCATATAATTCCCACTGAttacactgaaaaattaaatgtgtaGGGCTTGGTGCTTCTGGGCTGAAGAATTTCTAATTAAATTTCAAGGTATTGTTACTATTTGTTATCAATCTAACTTGATTATTTAAATTGAAATGAGCTTTGATGTTATTAGAAGTGAAACTGCATCACCTTAATTGCCTTTGTGAGCTTAAACAGGACAACCTCTTGGTAATCATCAGGATTTAAACTGAGAGCTGAGTTTCCTCCTGATTGTGGTTGTTTTTGGCTCTTATGGAGACTGGCTCTCTCTGGCTTAGCTGAGCTTTTATGAATAGGTTCCAAATGACTTGCTGTTTGCAATTATATTGTAATTTTTCTATCTCAAAAACCTGTTAGTTACTGTTGTGCACCAGCATATCTTATACATTGTTGTAAGTCAAATTTCAGAGTTTGAGTTTGTAAAACACTGCAAGTGCCAGCTCTTGTCCATGCACAGCTTTGCGTGGTTTTATTTCAGCTCACTGGACTTGAAGGCTTTTTCTGTACCTTTGCACTTTACAACCATGTTGGACAGTCATCCTTGAACTTCATTTGAAGCCCAGTTTTCCTGTTCTTAGCTGAAATGAGCAGCAGAGTTCCAGGCTGTTTGGGGGTATGATTTAGTCTTTGCAGTGCTGTTGCCTTAACCTTATGAAGGAACAGGCTGGCTTGCAGTGAAATGGTTAAATTCACATTTGTGGTGTGTCTTGTCATTTGATTTAGGAAGCTAAAGGTTTGTGCACCAAGTATAGCTTTAGGGTATTTTCATGTTATGTGCTGTGACAGAATATGTTGATATTAGAAACAagtagttttttttaaaagtgactGTGAAATCTGACAATTTGGCAAGTGCTGTGCTGCAATGTGCTGTTACCTGTGTGCAGTAGTCCTTGTAGGACTAATGTCTGCTAGGACAAAGAGCTGATCCCCAAAATCACATGTGGGTTAGGCAGTAGGGTGCCTAGTGTTGCCCTCAAAAGATTGTCGCCTGTTTAACCATGTTCTCTGGTGGCTTGAGTAGGTGGCACCAGCTCTGTGACCCCTGGTCTCTTGGGAGTGAGAACTTGTGACCCTGCAGGTGACATTGGAGAGGATCCTgtgagcacaggctgggcaAGGGGCAGCAATGCCAGGGTGTACCATGGAATACAGAGAAATGCAGATCTGTATGGGTTGGCATTAAAGACACTGTGACTTCAAGACTCTTGGGTTATAAATCTGTTTCTAATACAGTTCCTAGTTATTTGAGATTTGTTGATAAAACTTTGCTCATGTGTTTAAAGGTATTTAATGATTTCTTGAGCACTGGGTGGATTTGTCTGCATAGAGGTGCATAGGAAGAACTGAGCTGAAATAAGGTGTATAGCTAGCATGTAAGTTTGTGATTTCACAGTTGCTTTAGGCAGGTAAGGAAGATAGAAGTAAAGTAACTTTACTTTGCCATTCCTTAGTTTGTAGTTGAGTTCTGAAGTTTCTATATCTGAAATTATCTTGATAAGTTAATGGCCTTCTGTTCAGGACCAAATTCTCCGTTGTGTTGATGTCACCTgtgagaaatagaaaataagagCAATTAGTTTGCTTTCAGCAtttaataaagtaaaaatgtgGTAGTTTTcttaaaacacagatttttttttatttttgtaatctGCATGACCAAAATGGAATTTACAAAACCAAACTTTTCAGACTACAGTGTCACTGAACTCAGTGTGTTATGATGTACGTACAGTTTTTTATTAGTGATGGGTGTTCATGTCTGCTCTAAAATATAATTTGTTCTTGACTTGTAAATTTTATTTGGCTAATAAAACCAGCCTAACTTACACTTTCATAATACTGACTACTActgcattaaaaagaaacacGCTAAACACCTGTAAATGTAGTGCAGTGATACTTGCACAAGTCTGTGGAAGTACCTCCCACGTGTTTGTTTTAACATCAGGTGCTGGAAAGGTGGCTTAGAACTTGCTAACAGCTCAGACAGCTTCCATAGCAGTAAATCTGTGGGTCACTGGTGGTGTGACACACTTGCAAAATAAAAGCTGTGTCCTGTCCTGCAGGCTTCTGTAGTGTAACAATCCTTACCCTCCAGAACTGGGCAGGCTTTTGTGCTGAATGTTACAAGGGCTGCAGTGCAGGCTCCAGCAGTGGCCCTGGCAGTCCCgtgctgctcccaggagctcagccCAGTGGGGAGGTGGGGGTGTGCACAGCTGGGCACTGACAGGAGGTGTGCCTGAACTCTACCAGGTACTTTGCACGTGTGCACTTAACGACCTGTGAAGCAGAAATActtaaaatggcaaaaaatgtaAAGTTCTCAAATACTTTATGGTGTCTTCCTCCCTGCCATCTCCAGCTGAGATCCCTGCAAAGCAAATTTTGCATTCATTTGGCATTGGAAGGTCTAATTGGATGTTGTAGGTCAGAAAAGTGGTTTATTACCCTGCTCTGTCAGCTGATACTGCCATCCCAACATGGCATTGCCACTGCTGCCAAAACGGGTCTGAAATGCTGAAGACCTCAACTTCCCATTTGAGTGTGgaaagagagcagcttcctttcTCTGCATACCTCAGAATGttctaaaatgaaaaagctTGGCTTAAATCATTATGTTGTTCATTAATCCCTAAAAAATATCCTGAAGGACGCCCCTCTGATGTGCACACAGTGAACAAAACATGGTGTGTTTTGTGACAATGGGGTTTTGCTCCTACAGTCCGTGAGAAGGTTGGGTTCCTGATAGAAGGCAGTTTATCCAAACCTATAGATTAGGATTGTTTGACCTGTTGTAACTACTATGGATTAGTGTTTATCATGTAATCAAAAGTTTCTACCACATTTATGTGGTTTATGTTGTTACAGACCTTTTACTTTCTGAGCTATTTGGAAAAAGGCATTTTCAGTGGTTTTTCAAAATCTATATGGGTAATACCTTGGATTAATATTAGGTGATTAAAAATGTAACACCCAATTTTCAGTCTTTCACACTAGCCAGAGGCATACTTTACAAAACAATGGGTTATTTAGCATGTTTTGCATAACTGATTCTGTGATCTGGTACATGTGTCCCTTAAAGATGAGTTTTCTGCttgttatttttgtatttcttaatGAATAAAACAGTTGTATCCCTGCTTCActtgaaaatgtatttcacaATGCAAGCACACCACAAGGAGTTCTGAGCTAGCCTGAACAAGCACTATTTGCTTTTGTTGATGGGCATTTTTTAGGTCTCCTGTTGAAGCATTAGTACTCTGTTATTTCTGGAATGTgcatttatacacacacacagacgtTACCTCTACTTCCACTTACCTTTAATGAGTATTTATTTGTGCTGTAATGTCAGCACTACTATTGATGAGTGTCAGATGTGTATTTCTCATTACAAGATGAAAGTCTTCCTGCTATATatgttttcctgggaattttgtATTACTTACCTGTATATGAGGACTTGTAAAGGGCTGATGGAGTTGGGTGCTTTTCTTGTTGCTGGTCTGACAAATCCTAGTATTTTTACCTTCTCTGCTCCCAGAACTCTCATGAATTTCTACTACATATAAATGGGTGGAAATAGTCACTTTTGAACTGATACCTCTTGTTCATATGGCTTTCAGATTGTTTTAGTCATATAAAATCCATATTCCCCTTAAACATCTCTCTGGGAAAATGGGTAGTGGGAACCCTGAAAGAACAACAGCTGTAAAGCTGTAGTTCACTGCAGAAGAGAGCAATTCTCCAGATTTTTCTATTTCCTGAGTTACCTGCTGAATAGACTGAACAGTTAAAAAGATGGTACAGTTCAGGTCTAGGCtgtagcaaaagaaaaaaaccagccagcttaaaaaccaaaattcaaGTACTGTTCTCTGTGGTTCAGCCTTTGCAATAGGAGTCCTAACCTAAAGCTGCAACAGCGTTTTTTAGAGTACATTGTGAGTGTGGTAAATCTTGGTGTAACTTTTTTGCTAAAAGTCTTTGAGGCAAATCTGCAATGTTGCCTGTTGTTGTTACAGTAAACGTCAGGCTTAGAGCCCTGGCTATTCTCAGATTGTCAGCCATCCAAGGAACCAAAGCTCCTTAACTTGGAAAACTAGATGTCAAGCCCAGGCAGACTAATAATGCCATCTGTCTGAGGCATCTGGATATTAACCCTCTTAGCATGATGCTTACAGTTTCATTCCCAAATGCTTTCGCAGATGGAAAATACACAGATTTGAAAGAATAgctcttctttaaaaaaaaaaaaaaaaaaaaaaattgggctATATTGAGCTGTGTACAATTTTGGTGCATATTATATTCATCAAACTACTATAAATACCTCTTTTCATGAGTAATGCAGTGAGGAATCTATGCCAATTTAGAAGGGAATTACATTTCTGGCTGGAAATATGTCAAGATGCACATTTGCTCACCACCATCAAAGTACCAA comes from the Lonchura striata isolate bLonStr1 chromosome 15, bLonStr1.mat, whole genome shotgun sequence genome and includes:
- the HNRNPA0 gene encoding heterogeneous nuclear ribonucleoprotein A0 — encoded protein: MENSQLCKLFIGGLNVQTTEAGLREHFAAYGTLTDCVVVLNPQTKRSRCFGFVTYSAVEEADAAMAASPHAVDGNAVELKRAVSREDSAKPGAHAKVKKLFVGGLKGDVGEGDLVQHFSQFGPVEKAEIIADKQSGKKRGFGFVYFQNHDAADKAAVVKFHPIQGHRVEVKKAVPKEDIQAGGGGGGSSRPSRGGRGGRGRGGGGSGNRDHNGLSKGGGGYNSYGGYGGGGGGGYGSYGSGSYGGGGGGGGGDYGNGYGGFGSYSQHQSSYGPMKSGGGGGGGGGSWGGRSNSGPYRGGYGGGGYGGGSF